AGAGTAAGTCGCTGCCGGAACCTATAATCCTCAGTAGCTCAATGGTAGAGCACTCGGCTGTTAACCGGGGGGTTACTGGTTCGAGCCCAGTCTGGGGAGCCATATATACAAAGAATCCGTATACATTCATAGATGTATACGGATTTTTTTATTAATAGATAAAGATAGCTGCTGTTTAACCAATATCATAAAAGAAATACAGGTTTATTAAGCCTATTGTCCTAGGCATAAGGCAGACTATTCAACACGAATCGACAGAATACAACAATTCCCTACAAAGAGCTAAAATAGCTAAATAGATTAAATTATATATTATAGATAAAATATTGACATATATATATTACCTGTGTTAAGATCTGTAGTAAACATGTGGTAGAAGGACAAATAAGTAAAAAAGTATTGTATTAGATGTGATAAAAAATATATAGATGATTTGGAAAGCATAAGTACAAACAAGTAAAATGCACATCTCAATTATAAGGCTAACTTTGCACTATAGTTCCAAATCTCTCTTTTCATATAAAGCGATAACAGTGAAATGGGGGGTATTATGAAAATAAAACTTGCGCTGTTAGAAAAAGATGAAAACTACTTAAGTCGTTTAGTTTCTACTTTTGGGACTAAATACGCTGACAAGCTTGAGATATACTCTTTTACAAATAAAGATATAGCAATGTCTACTTTGGATAGTGCTAGGATTGATGTTTTAGTTGCAAGTGATAACTTTGACATTGACATAAAAAAGCTTCCTAAACGTTGTGGCTTTGCTTATTTAGTAGACAGATCGGATATCGATACTGTAAATGACCAACAGGCTATATGTAAATTTCAAAAGGTAGACTTGATATACAGACAAATACTTAGCATATACTCTGAAATGGCTGTTAGTGTTTCCGGTTTAAAGCTAGGAGACGATAACTGTAGAGTTATAGCCTTTACCTCACCTAGTGGTGGAGTTGGTAGCTCTACTATGGCAGCCGCATGTGCCCTTTATTTTGCTTCTAAAGGAAGGAAAACCCTTTACTTAAATTTTGAGAAATTTGGTTCATCGGATCTTTTCTTTTCAGCTGATGGACAGTTTGATATGAGTGACATTATTTTCACTTTAAAAAGCAAAAAGGCAAATCTTGCTCTAAAACTAGAGAGTTGCGTAAGAAAGGATCAAAGAGGCGTATATTTTTATTCTGGGTCTAAGATAGCGTTGGATATGCATGAACTAACAACAGAAGAGATTACCCGCCTTATATCAGAGTTAAAATTAACAGGCTCTTACGACTATATAATTGTCGATATTGATTTCGGGATAAAGAAAAATATGCTCAAACTCTTTAGGCAGATGAGTTCTATTATCTGGGTAGGAGACGGCTCAAGTATTTCAAATGCTAAGTTATCAAGAGCCTATGCCGCCTTGAGTCTAATAGAACAAAATGAGGACTCCCCGTTAATCAAGCGAACAGGCTTAATTTATAATAAATTTAGTAACAAGTCTAGTAATACAATCGATGATATTGAGATAAGAACCCTTGGTGGTGCTCCAAGATACCAACATGCTAGTATTGAGCAAATACTTTCGCAGCTGTCACAGATGGATATCTTTAC
The Clostridia bacterium DNA segment above includes these coding regions:
- a CDS encoding chromosome partitioning protein ParA produces the protein MKIKLALLEKDENYLSRLVSTFGTKYADKLEIYSFTNKDIAMSTLDSARIDVLVASDNFDIDIKKLPKRCGFAYLVDRSDIDTVNDQQAICKFQKVDLIYRQILSIYSEMAVSVSGLKLGDDNCRVIAFTSPSGGVGSSTMAAACALYFASKGRKTLYLNFEKFGSSDLFFSADGQFDMSDIIFTLKSKKANLALKLESCVRKDQRGVYFYSGSKIALDMHELTTEEITRLISELKLTGSYDYIIVDIDFGIKKNMLKLFRQMSSIIWVGDGSSISNAKLSRAYAALSLIEQNEDSPLIKRTGLIYNKFSNKSSNTIDDIEIRTLGGAPRYQHASIEQILSQLSQMDIFTKIN